The genomic window TACATGTTGaaatttacatatatatagagAAAGAGAGAGAAATAAGTTATAATATGTGTCTcgtatatattaaaaaaaatactaCGAAACATTCTTCttttaaacaaataaaaccttaaaattataaacTCATAACCATTATAATGTAAAAGGTTCAACCTAAGGAATAATAgatataagaaaaaaaaaaaaaatatgttaaactatttataatatcaaatatatatatatatatttatatatattaaattaatgATATATCATGATTATATTTGAAACAAAGGTTTATAGAAAGATATAAAGTAACATGAAAATTAATATCgaaagaatatttttaaataatataattatcaaatattaaattaatttttttttttttttattattaaatttatgagtatgaattttaaaatatgaaataaattGTACAAAcaaatcaaataaaaataaaaaaaacaaatatttttacagaaaaaaaagaaaaaataaattaagagaaaaaaaaaaaattatcaaaatgtattaagcgaatattaaaaaagaaaaaaaaagtaatcTAATATTctcataatttttataaatattataaatgtgaactttgtataatattaacaaaaaaaaaaaaaaaaaaaaaagaatagaatagaataaaataaaataaaattatataaaaggaaaagaaaacaaaataatgttctcttatttcaaataatgtgtgtaaaaaattatttgagaaaaaaattaaatataaaagaacattatgtctttatatattaaacgGTTgcaattttattaaaagcATTATTAACAAATGAAAGTATAAATAGGATTctagaaaataaaatatatggaacattatataatttattagaatgtatattttatagtTGTGCTAGTTTAGTTTTGGGTTTATTTGTAGTAAAATTTGGTGTATCTTGCATATAGaactttttaatatatataatgagaatatataataataatgaaataaataaaatttcGAATACATAGAGggtatatttatttgtaaaatTGAATGAATTAAAGTCAAACAAATAGTTAAAATCCATAGTTgggaatatataatgtcCGTAGGTTTTTCTTAAATTTTCTGCCATAGTAGGtattttttgttcattaGAATGATTtaagatattatatttattattattgttattgttatttataGGAGTTGCTGATTTTAAGTTATacacattattattactactatttttaatattttcgTTTTGTgaattgtttttttttttttctccttTTTCTAAAAAAAGATGTTCTTGTTTATCATATGGTATacttttcattttatgTAACTTTTGCATAATATCTTCATAGTAGcttaaaatatttaaacaTTGATCTTTTAAATGATAGAAATTAGTTTTTAAGCATTTGTGTACTTTTGAAAATTTTGAATAGTCTTTACAATAAGTAAGGATATCATCAATGcaagaatataataatgagTTACTCAAGGATTTTTTACAACTTTCggataatttatttttttttaatgtaaTACACGTTAATACATCTTTATcacaattattatttttaatatcatCTTCACATCCTTTTATTGgttgtattttatttaaatgattAGTTATTGTTTGATTTATATCAgcatcatatatattaatcaAATCAAGAAAATTGTTgaaatcattattattagttGTTAAGGTTTCGTTTGTTAAATTCAAGGGATATATAGAAAAACTGGATGGCAGAATTTGTGATAACATAGTTGTtagtaaaaatatatcatctATCATAACATCATTATTTCTCTTTTTTCGtttatttgatttattattctcATTAAATGTCAAATGATTTCCCATATATGGAATGTCTGgtttgaaaatattatcaaaaaGGTCATCACCAATTAACGATACATCTACAATGGTGTTGATCATTAATATAGGACGTAacgaaaaaaatattccataaacaataaataagaaaagaAACCTTTTCACTGCTCTTTTTCTCATTTCAagatttttattttaaataaacatttataaaaaaaatttaacatgaaagaagtaaaaaaatagtACACACACAAAAACACACACAAAGGtgttcttatatatatatatatatatatatgtatatatttatttttatatttatttatttatgtgtgaagaaatttttttttttcatttaaacatgttttatatgtatttttatatatatatttttttttaatagaCATGATATagtattttattaaatggTTTCTTACGAATttataatgtaatatatatatatatatatatatatatatatatatatattaaggtaatacaaatatttgACCAAATAAAAAGACAAACTACTTTTAGTTCTAATAAAAAGGTTCatatattcttcttttaaattgaatatacatttaattattgcaacatattatataaaacaaatattgCGGATTTTTATGCATAATTGTgtataaaatgtaaaagaagatatatacaataaatacatatatatatatatatatatatatttacttgttaataaaaaaaaaaaaaaaaaaaatttgcTGATAATTGGCTAgttaattatatttaataaaaaaaaaaaaaaaaaaaaataaaataaaataaaatacacatatataaatacatacacatataattttatgatataaatatatatatatatatatatatatatatatatatatatatatgtgaaaaaatcaaataggataataaaaataaatcttatgtttttcttctttttttattgtgAGAGGACAGCAAATAATGctttaaatttataaaagaaaaaaatattcccatatatatatatatatatatattttctttatgCAAAAAATGGACAAGGAatactttattttatattcaatTATTTAACATgttatatacaatatattttggtacgcaaacaaaaaaatataaatgtcaatataaataaaaatacacataagaatataatatattttttatattatctttttaattaaaaattccttttttcttattcATTCCTGTTTTTATACTTACATTATAAATCAATTATATGAGaattattactattttgcatgaatatcatataaaaaaaaaaaaataaaataataaaataagcaaaaaatatatacatacacttataaatataacatatatatatatatatatatatatattatatatatgtgattATGTTTTAAAATGATTGTTAAACCATTTAAATACcttttataatttacatacgaataaaaaaattataccattttttttttttttttttatacataaaaaataaaataatagtaattAAGGCGAAAATATACCACAAATGTTTTTGAAccataaaaatttattgGTATAAATTTAATTGAAGTGTTCAATTTCctttccttttctttttttatttttattaagaaaatatttatgtatgcATGTTgtaatttctttatatttacaatgGGAAACATATagattatatttttaatcCCAAAACCTTTTCATATTacatatgatatatatatatatatattaaattaaaatggatgaaaaaatttatatttccgAAATGAACTTTAACAATAAATTTgcttcatttatataaagaaatatcTTCTATATAATTGTTTCCAATATTAGcaacataaatatatgccttatatatatatatatatatatgtatcgTATGGGATTTAtctttcttctttttcgtataataattaaaagtgtaataaatttttacatataaacGAATACTATTAATTTGTTGGCAGAATTCacaaatttatattctccttatttataaaatatatatatatatatatacatataaaaatgtgtatcaaagaaataaaacataactctttatttttataatattaaaaacatttataacatgtttttttttagttttatttatatataaacattgATGGAAAATTAAGATATGGATTTTAAAAGagaatatatatggaaaataGAATGacttataaaatataacattttaagcaaagaaaagaatttataaattaaaggataaacattttttttgttctttatattaaagaaaaaaatatagttCATTTGTACATTCATTTTAAATTTGATGTAGATGTTAGTGAATAGTTTCtttgttttttaatttatatttatatgtttataaatttgcataaaaaatagaaaattaattaaattttttttctaattttattttttaatgtttctataattataaaaagaatgatgtattaaaaaataaacttttatatattaccattataatatatatatattatatatatatatactatttttgtttgttttgAAAAAGTATTATTAAGTATTTTACTATAATTAAagagaaaataaaatatatatatatatatatgaataatattatatatatgtataaatcTTTGCTGATTTACCATATTCCGtgattttaatattatgatatatataaaagaataatttatatatttaaaaacatatatatatggaattaataaacaaagaatgaaaaaaaaaaaaaaataaaaataaaaaaaataaacacaacgttgtttgttttttaatgttttcaataattaattttatattaagaaaattaattaaaaattataaatataaatttacaacactttgaataaatatcataaaaaggattatatatatatatatatatatatatatatatatatatatattaatattgtttatattttggtataatcttttttttttttttttttttgtttttttattagataaaaaatcatatgtaacccaaataatattatatatattttttccttcaTTTTGTTAAAATAGGAAAAGAAATGAATTTCAAAATGagtgaaaaaaataagggaaagaaaaaaaaaaattctttatctgataaaatgaaaaatgaaatttCTTCTGTAGATGAAGAAATTGATTTTGAAAATGAGAGTGACGATTATGgtaataatgatgaattCTATGAAGATGATGATTTGATAGATGATGAcgaaaataattttgagGATGACGATGTTGTTGTTCATAATAATCGAAATGATAATTGTGAGAAAGAGATTCAGATATgtttttttacaaatatagagaatgaaaaatataaaatcgATAGTAGTACTTATACCGTTCCTGTTACTTTTAAAAGAATAGATTTATCAAGAATGgtaaagaaattattagATATTGAAGATAATGTGTCCTTtgaatttttaataaataaaaagatattaaGAACAACTATAGAAGAATTTATACGTGATCATAATATACTATCAGAAAATGTTATAGAAATTGAATATAGTATATCTTTAAGAAAAAGGGAAAGTAAGAATATTGATAAAATTTGTGAATGGATATTTGAATTAATTACGattgataataaattatattgtaGTACTTTTGATGGTACCctattatattatgatatgttaaattttaaaaaaatatatgaaaaaaaagtaatagATAATATGCCAgtatattcatataatatatataaaagtaaGAAATTACATAATGAATTGATTTATAACGAATCGGTTGTTGGATTAACAAATGGATCTATAAAAGTATTTTTgaatgaagaaaaagaaaaagaaataataacgagaaatgaattatatttagGTAATCATATAGATATGATTAAATgtatttcatttaataaagaTTATTCTATGTTATTAAGTGCCGggaatgataataaaattaatatatttgataataattatattataaatgaattattaaatgatttaacaaatgaacataatactaataaacgaaaaaaaaaatctgttgtttttccaaaaaaatgtatacataACGATTCGGGTATGATAACatcattaaaattttttgataatataaaatttttatctaCAGGattagataaaaatataaaaatctATGATTTAACATCATCCTATGTATCTTGTTcttattcatataataaatctATTATATGTAGTGATATATTGAATAACGATTTGTTTATTACTGCTGATGAGCATTCTATGattaaattatttgatGTTAGGAATACTAATGAAAAACCCGTTTTGTCcttaaatgaaaataaatatcatatgcatgataaaataataactaGTCTtaaaacaaacaaaaatgaaatatatttcttgtCATCATCACATGATGGTTAtactaatatatatgatattagattaaataatttaccTGTATATACTTTTCAAAGTGATGAAAAATCAAAAATCCTTTCATCAACCTGGttttataatgatgaaCACAATTGTGTAGTGAATGCAGAAGAGAATAATTTAATTCTCCACATTTTTTAgtatatattcatatggAAAATAAAGGAGAAAACAAGCACAACAATgtatgaaaaattaaaatgtacattacatatattatattatattatattatattatattatattatattatattatattatattatattatattatattatattatattgttttgtttgtttttataatatatatatatgtacattttatatattaaatatatgtatttatgcgataaatttttttatttttaatgacatttcaaaataaaaaaagaagatacatatatatatatatatatatatatatatatatatatatatatattgtacacatattttttataaaaagaataattttggaaatttattattattaatgtttaattttatttaattatccattttgtaattatatttatacacaTTTGTTAGATATAAATGgttgtaaaaaaaaaaaaaaaaaatagagcttccattttattttataaaataaaattttatggctttatctattatatattgaaaacaaatgaaaacttttctttcttttttacGTTTAATTAACTATATGtgatatataaacaaaGGTTAAAATATATGGGTTTATATACCTTTTGTTATATGTAGAATTATTTAGTATCATctatttacatattttagTGAAAAGGATAATGTAacacattattataattcaatgttattattttgtatatatataggggctaataattaaaaataatgatacgtataattttgtttatatccagcaaatgttttttttaaaatatcattCTTGAAAATGTGATATGAGAGGGATTTCATTAACATatcctttttataaataaaataaagaatattgaataatatggaaTAGACTAACATAttaactatatatatatatatatatatactcgtaaatatttttaaaaaaattatatgaacaaataGAAATTTAAGATAGCCTCtataatgtttttatttatttattattttattcattttttttttttttatttcttttttttttgaaatgTTCAAAAAttccattttatttttcttatgaATACTGTCTTTgtcatatttattatataaaagtaatttatataaaaatgggtacaatataaattcttcattaatataaaacataatagaatttatttcctttttttttttttttttttaatgatCAAATGTTTAATGTTGATACATTTAGTATGTTAAATAAAGttgatataatattaacattACAAAATcatacacatataaaaggatgtatatcatttaataaataaataaataaatatatatatattatatatatacaaaatatatgtttttttttttttttttttaaggtAAATACTATAAGCatatacaattatatatatatatatatatatatatatatatatatatatatatatatatatttatccaaagtataatttcatatttcataataatttatatgttttttttttttctttttttcttaatttaATAAGTATTCATAATACAAATTATTAAAGGCTTATTTTTAGACTTTAATggaaatatgaaaaaattaatattttcatttataacataatattattaatttaataagaATCGTCaacatatgtataaaaaaatagtataattatgaaatatCGTGCACACACgaataatataagaatCAAAAAgggggaaaaaaaaaagaatatatatatNNNNNNNNNNNNNNNNNNNNNNNNNNNNNNNNNNNNNNNNNNNNNNNNNNNNNNNNNNNNNNNNNNNNNNNNNNNNNNNNNNNNNNNNNNNNNNNNNNNNNNNNNNNNNNNNNNNNNNNNNNNNNNNNNNNNNNNNNNNNNNNNNNNNNNNNNNNNNNNNNNNNNNNNNNNNNNNNNNNNNNNNNNNNNNNNNNNNNNNNNNNNNNNNNNNNNNNNNNNNNNNNNNNNNNNNNNNNNNNNNNNNNNNNNNNNNNNNNNNNNNNNNNNNNNNNNNNNNNNNNNNNNNNNNNNNNNNNNNNNNNNNNNNNNNNNNNNNNNNNNNNNNNNNNNNNNNNNNNNNNNNNNNNNNNNNNNNNNNNNNNNNNttttttttttttttttttttttttttttttctttataataaatcatgaatatttgttattctttataataatatttaatagaaatattaaatatttacgagtcagaattatttttgttcatGAATTgttccatatatatatttaataatttttttgttgtgGATTTATTCTACTTGATTATATGTTTCACTgaatattaacatatatatgttcatataaattCTTGTAGTGAAAATTTAGTAATACTAATTAActttaataaaagaaatgtTTGTGTgagttttttttttttttttttttttttttttttaatttatatattttagaacttatgtataattaactatgtattacatatatatttatttttgttagAACTATGAAATTGATGATGAGAATGATGAACTATTACAAGAGGCAATACGGCTTTCCATTTTAGGTTCGAATAAAAGAGAGCCGAGTAGTATCGACTGTAATGATAGTTATCATGACGTAGTTCGAAAGAATTTCGATAGGATAacttattatttatgtaatagTTATGAGAGTACtaagaataaaaatgatgtaATAGATAATAAGACATTTTGGAGAGAGatatataagaattataagaatatatatataataataagagattatatgataaatttAACTAAAAGAAATGAGAAAATGAATGAAGAAGGTAGTGATTCAACATCAAGTAGAGATGACTATGATAGTGATGATTCAAGCGATTATAGTAATTCTTCTTCCTTATCATGTTGTTCTTTAGAACATATTAAGAGAACttatagaaatataaattatacCACCAAGGATTATTGTCGATGGTTAAGAAAGGGCCATCGGAGTAAAGCTTTAAATGATcatgtatatttaaattatttattaaaagaaatgaaaatattagaAGATAGCAATTCTATTCATAACTTAGTTTTTGGTgtgaataattataaatattctaataagatagatataaaaaaatggtGTAATCATAGTATTTCattttatgataataaaaatattaattttgGACTTCGTCAATTTTTAAGTGGCCCATGTGGTCTTATATCAAGTATACAAGGatacattataattattttattatttaattataaatatcattttttatggGAAAATAActattttaatattttaaaaacgAATAACgattttttgaattttaCAAATTCTTCAAAAATGGTGTATAAAGAAGGTGAGGTAGGAAATACCAAATTGaggaataatatatatagagaGAACAATAATtgtatgaataataataataataataataaacaagGGGATGATATGAATGTATTAGATTCATGTAAAGAGAAAAATGATGGATCTGGCGTCCCACtaaataaagaagataacaataaggataataaaattaataaaaatgaaaataatgatgatataaatgttgataaaattaataataatgacgATTACGCTAATCATCTTGAGAATCATGAGCAAGGTGATACTACgcatgataataaaaatgttgataatattattgaagaaaagaatgatgtaaatgttaataataatgatgataataataataatgataataatgataataatgataataataataatgataataataataatgataatattaattacaataataataataataataacaataacaatattaataacaataataatagtaataatcataatagGGGTAATTCTTTTTCAAATGATGAGAAACATAAAGATAAAATGCATGAAGAAGGTTATGATAATGAATTTTTAGAATTAGTACGTGACAATATTAAAgatttaaaatattatgcATTAGTTGAATCTTTagcatatatattatatcagTGTACTGATAAGTCCTATTATGTCgttgtatttttattaccGGAATGCTATGATTATCcttattatatgaataaaaaaaattgtgaTGAAAATTTAGTGAGAgatttaaaaagaattaccatatattataaagaGTTCAATGCTATAAAAGATGTAgtaaaattttatttagagcattttataatattttcaagTTCTACTGGTGTAatatcctttttatattccGTGATATTAACAAGAGGATTGCATAATGTTAAAAATGACATGGATGATATTAATCATCCTTTAATTGGTATATATGGGCATTGTTCACAAGAATTAgttaatttattattaacgGGTAGAGCATGTTCGAATGtttttgataataataatgtaataaatacattttgTAATACTGATGTAGATATAAGTATGTATGAAGGAGGGAATTCgtatatgaataattttaatgatTCCAGAAATTCAAAAAGTTGGAGTCCTACTAAAGGATCcttatcatataataaaaatgatagtcttaataataatagtaataataataataataatataatactaAAAGGTATAAACAAAAGACCATTAATTGGTTTGTTAACTGATTTTGAGGCTTTTAAATATTGTGAAGTTGggaattattataaatatccAATATATCCTATATGGGTAATTAGTAGTTCCAATCATTATACtgtattattttctttaaatattaataactCCAAATGTACAAGTGAGGAGTTATTTTTAGagaaattaaataaaatatggaagaaatatgataaagaaaacaataaatatatattgtcTCATTTTATTCCCCAATTTATTGAAGACTTAAATTTGAAGGATGAATTCCGAAATTTATTTGATGGATTTGTAAATGATTTGGATATTCTATTATATTCAGAATTTAAAGcattttatttacaaatgaagcaaaaagatataaatgaaCTGAAAAATTCTGATCCACcgaaagaaaaatatttctacTTATATGACGCTCAAGAAATGCCTGAAAAGTCGatacattattttcttttgaaGGAAGTGGATTATGACGTTTCGCATGAAAATCACTTGAAATTTTTTAACACAAGGTGGCCAAATAATACAGTGGAGGTATTAAACAAGTCAAAAAAGGTTTCCAAATATAGGTACTAAATAATGAGcacataataaataaataaatatatacatatatataatatatatatatatatatatatatttcttatgTGTGATATGTTACGtgttatatattctatatGTATTACATGCTATTTATAcctatataaaaattttttttttaagataAATAACTGTTCATTCTTAAAATGaccatataataatgtttgAAGAActataaatgtataaataaaagttTAGCATCATGGATATGGGACACATAAATCCAAgtgaaaataattttattcacctcttaataaaatatatatattttaacaaaaacatttttccatatttttttatatttcataattataaa from Plasmodium reichenowi strain SY57 chromosome 6, whole genome shotgun sequence includes these protein-coding regions:
- a CDS encoding hypothetical protein (conserved Plasmodium protein, unknown function), which codes for MRKRAVKRFLFLFIVYGIFFSLRPILMINTIVDVSLIGDDLFDNIFKPDIPYMGNHLTFNENNKSNKRKKRNNDVMIDDIFLLTTMLSQILPSSFSIYPLNLTNETLTTNNNDFNNFLDLINIYDADINQTITNHLNKIQPIKGCEDDIKNNNCDKDVLTCITLKKNKLSESCKKSLSNSLLYSCIDDILTYCKDYSKFSKVHKCLKTNFYHLKDQCLNILSYYEDIMQKLHKMKSIPYDKQEHLFLEKGEKKKNNSQNENIKNSSNNNVYNLKSATPINNNNNNNKYNILNHSNEQKIPTMAENLRKTYGHYIFPTMDFNYLFDFNSFNFTNKYTLYVFEILFISLLLYILIIYIKKFYMQDTPNFTTNKPKTKLAQL
- a CDS encoding microtubule-associated protein ytm1-like protein; protein product: MSEKNKGKKKKNSLSDKMKNEISSVDEEIDFENESDDYGNNDEFYEDDDLIDDDENNFEDDDVVVHNNRNDNCEKEIQICFFTNIENEKYKIDSSTYTVPVTFKRIDLSRMVKKLLDIEDNVSFEFLINKKILRTTIEEFIRDHNILSENVIEIEYSISLRKRESKNIDKICEWIFELITIDNKLYCSTFDGTLLYYDMLNFKKIYEKKVIDNMPVYSYNIYKSKKLHNELIYNESVVGLTNGSIKVFLNEEKEKEIITRNELYLGNHIDMIKCISFNKDYSMLLSAGNDNKINIFDNNYIINELLNDLTNEHNTNKRKKKSVVFPKKCIHNDSGMITSLKFFDNIKFLSTGLDKNIKIYDLTSSYVSCSYSYNKSIICSDILNNDLFITADEHSMIKLFDVRNTNEKPVLSLNENKYHMHDKIITSLKTNKNEIYFLSSSHDGYTNIYDIRLNNLPVYTFQSDEKSKILSSTWFYNDEHNCVVNAEENNLILHIF
- a CDS encoding hypothetical protein (conserved Plasmodium protein, unknown function), with amino-acid sequence NYEIDDENDELLQEAIRLSILGSNKREPSSIDCNDSYHDVVRKNFDRITYYLCNSYESTKNKNDVIDNKTFWREIYKNYKNIYIIIRDYMINLTKRNEKMNEEGSDSTSSRDDYDSDDSSDYSNSSSLSCCSLEHIKRTYRNINYTTKDYCRWLRKGHRSKALNDHVYLNYLLKEMKILEDSNSIHNLVFGVNNYKYSNKIDIKKWCNHSISFYDNKNINFGLRQFLSGPCGLISSIQGYIIIILLFNYKYHFLWENNYFNILKTNNDFLNFTNSSKMVYKEGEVGNTKLRNNIYRENNNCMNNNNNNNKQGDDMNVLDSCKEKNDGSGVPLNKEDNNKDNKINKNENNDDINVDKINNNDDYANHLENHEQGDTTHDNKNVDNIIEEKNDVNVNNNDDNNNNDNNDNNDNNNNDNNNNDNINYNNNNNNNNNNINNNNNSNNHNRGNSFSNDEKHKDKMHEEGYDNEFLELVRDNIKDLKYYALVESLAYILYQCTDKSYYVVVFLLPECYDYPYYMNKKNCDENLVRDLKRITIYYKEFNAIKDVVKFYLEHFIIFSSSTGVISFLYSVILTRGLHNVKNDMDDINHPLIGIYGHCSQELVNLLLTGRACSNVFDNNNVINTFCNTDVDISMYEGGNSYMNNFNDSRNSKSWSPTKGSLSYNKNDSLNNNSNNNNNNIILKGINKRPLIGLLTDFEAFKYCEVGNYYKYPIYPIWVISSSNHYTVLFSLNINNSKCTSEELFLEKLNKIWKKYDKENNKYILSHFIPQFIEDLNLKDEFRNLFDGFVNDLDILLYSEFKAFYLQMKQKDINELKNSDPPKEKYFYLYDAQEMPEKSIHYFLLKEVDYDVSHENHLKFFNTRWPNNTVEVLNKSKKVSKYR